From Blastochloris viridis, one genomic window encodes:
- a CDS encoding 30S ribosomal protein S2, with the protein MALPEISMRQLLEAGAHFGHQAHRWNPKMAPYIFGTRNNIHIIDLAQSVPLAHRALQALSDCVARGGRVLFVGTKRQAAEAVAEAAKRSAQYYVNSRWLGGTLTNWKTISQSIQRLKKLEEMLSGETGGFYTKKERLTLSREKDKLERALGGIRDMGGTPDMLFVIDTNKEDIAIKEATRLGIPVVAVLDTNCDPDGIAFPIPGNDDAGRAIALYCDLVVRAAIDGISRAQGDLGIDIGEAEAPLVEDLPAEEPVSGFEALSGPRGTPDDLTKLPGVSKTVEKKLNDLGVFHYSQIALFNAADAAHVGDAAGLPGRVESWINKAKELSAESE; encoded by the coding sequence ATGGCGCTCCCTGAAATCTCGATGCGCCAGCTTCTCGAAGCTGGGGCGCACTTCGGTCATCAGGCCCACCGCTGGAACCCGAAGATGGCGCCGTACATCTTCGGCACCCGCAACAACATCCACATCATCGACCTTGCCCAGTCCGTGCCGCTGGCGCACCGCGCCCTGCAGGCGTTGTCGGACTGCGTCGCCCGCGGCGGCCGCGTGCTGTTCGTCGGCACCAAGCGCCAGGCCGCCGAAGCGGTGGCCGAGGCCGCCAAGCGCTCGGCCCAGTACTATGTCAATTCGCGCTGGCTCGGCGGCACCCTGACCAACTGGAAGACCATTTCGCAGTCGATCCAGCGCCTGAAGAAGCTGGAGGAGATGCTCTCCGGCGAGACCGGCGGCTTCTACACCAAGAAGGAGCGCCTCACCCTCTCCCGCGAGAAGGACAAGCTTGAGCGTGCGCTCGGCGGCATCCGCGACATGGGCGGCACGCCGGACATGCTGTTCGTGATCGACACCAACAAGGAAGACATCGCGATCAAGGAGGCGACCCGCCTCGGCATCCCGGTGGTGGCGGTGCTCGACACCAACTGCGATCCGGACGGCATCGCCTTCCCGATCCCCGGCAATGACGACGCCGGCCGCGCCATCGCGCTCTACTGCGATCTGGTTGTGCGCGCCGCGATCGACGGCATCTCGCGCGCCCAGGGCGATCTCGGCATCGACATCGGCGAAGCCGAGGCCCCGCTGGTCGAGGACCTGCCGGCCGAGGAGCCGGTGTCGGGCTTCGAGGCGCTGTCCGGCCCGCGCGGCACTCCGGACGACCTCACCAAGCTCCCCGGCGTGTCGAAGACCGTCGAAAAGAAGCTGAATGACCTCGGCGTGTTCCACTACTCGCAGATCGCCCTGTTCAACGCCGCCGACGCCGCCCATGTCGGTGATGCGGCCGGCCTGCCGGGTCGGGTCGAGAGCTGGATCAACAAGGCGAAGGAACTGTCGGCCGAGAGTGAGTGA